The window GCTTGTGTTTTAACCAGGTCGGCGCCATTATTGGTTAATGATAACCGACCATTACCATCACCAGCTACGGTTAGCGTAATAGTGTAATTGCCTGGTTGTTTAACATTCAGCGTATACTGCAGCCATTCGCCGTCTTCAATACTCATTACGTACGGGCCCGCAGCATCGGTTTTTATATCAACACCATCGTTGCGGTAGCTGTGGCCTTTATTGCCCACAGTGTTTACCCCGGGGGTGTATTGATAGCTGGAGGTATCCTTATCATAATAAGCTGAACGCTGACGCCCCATATCAAAATCGGCAGCCAAAATGGTGGCGTTATTAGTAATTACATTGAGTTTAAATGGTTTTGCTTCCGCGGATTGCACCTGCCTGAACATGGCGTCTATCACGTCGTGATGAATAATGTTGTTTTCAAACTTCAGGTTGCTTAACCATTGGTCCAGTATAATCTGTGCTTCAGCAGGCGATGGCTTGAGGCCCTTGCCGCTCCAGTAATCCAGCAGCTTTTGATAACCTTCAGGCTGTTTAATTTCCAGCGGATTATTGCCGCCCATCTTTTTTAATGGCCACCAGCTCCAGCCAATATCATTATGTTCTGCCAGACTGATGCATTCGGTAAACCAGGTGTTTGAGTTTTCGCCCGATTCGCCCAGCCATAGTGGTACGTTGTATTTATCGCGTAGGTTTAAAAAGTTTTGGATTGACTTTTGGGTATTAAAGTTGCCGTATTTATGAAAGCTGAGCACCATGTTATTATCCCAGGTGGGCAGCACGCCGTTATAGTTGTTGCCAAAGCCGTTACCTTCAATAATTACCATGTGTTTTTTATCAACCGTGCGGATGGCTGCAGTAATTTCCATCATCAGCTTTTTCAGCGGCGCGTTGGTTTTTTCGGCGGTGCCACGAATGTCTTTTGGGTCGTCAAATCCATAATTTGGCTCGTTAATAATATCGTAGCCGCCAATATTGGGTTCATCCTTGTAACGCTCGGCCAGTTTCTTCCAAAGGGCAACCATTTTTTGCTGGTTGGCCGGACTATCCCACAAATTAGGCTGATCGGGATGACGGTCGGCTATGGGCAAATCATTGCCTTGTCCGCCCGGTGTGGCGTGCAGGTCCAGGATAAGGTACATATGGTTGGCTTTGCACCAGCTCAGCAGTTCATCAACCATGGCAAAGCCTTTAGGCAGCCAGGTGTTTTGCCCGGCCACTTTTTCATCAGCTACGGGTAAGGTGAACAGGTTAAAATGCATAGGCAGGCGTATGGAGTTAAAACCCCAGCGCGCCATGCTATCCACATCAATTTTGCGGGTATTATTAGCCAGCCAGGTATCGTAAAACTTAGCAGTCTTTTCAGCGCCAACTAAGTCTTCAATTCCCGCGCGTATTTTATATTGCTGGTTTAGCATGGCTACTTTAAACATGTAACCTTCCTGCAGCATATCGCCACCCAGGCCCATGCCGCGTAATATTACTTTTTCGCCTTTCTCGTTAACGATCAGCTTGCCCTGCGCTTTTAAAAATCCCTGACTGCTGGCGTAGTTGCTGATAAATAATCCTGATAAAAGAATTACGATTGATTTGAGTTTCATAGTGATAGATTGTTATTAATCCCAGGTGTAGGTACCCACGGCGCCCTTGTTTAGCGTGGTCGCGACGGTTTTTCCTTTATATTGAATATTGAATGATTGTCTGTCTGCTCCGCTGTTGGTTACAATTAAAACCTTTTTTCCCTTTGGGGTAATAAAGGCCACGTTTGGCAGCGTTTCAATATTGTTGGATGCCACCCGCACCGACCCCGGCCGTACAAATTTTGAAGCATGGGCCATGGCGTAGTAGGCAATGTTACGCGTGAAATTATCCTTATCAACCGTAATAGCGCCCTGGCACATAGGGCAGCCACCGCGGTCGGTATGGGGTTGATTGTTTACATCGGCAGCCATGTTCCATTCCAGCACATTGCGGCTCCAGTTGCGGGTAGCGCCAATAAATAATTTCCTCACCGGCGATGATACATTGGTGGTTGGCGTGTTATCTTTCTCAATCACCATCTGTTCGGTAAAGTAAAGGTTCTTGTCGGGATGTGCATTGTGCAGGTCGGTCATCGCCTCAATTTTGCCGCCATATAGATGAAAGCCCGAGCCATCCACGTATTTAGCTGCGGCCGGGTCGTTTAAAATAGAATCGGCATAGTCGGGGCGGTCGCAGTTATGGTCGTAAACAATAATGCGGCTTTTTATTCCTGCTGATTTGAATGCCGGGCCAAGATTGTTCTTAATAAAATCGGCCTGTTCGTGTGCCTGCATCACCATGCTGGGGTTATTCTTAGGATTTAGCGGCTCGTTCTGCACGGTGATGGCGTCAATGCTTATTCCCTGCCCTTTAAAGCCCTTAATGTATTTCACTAAGTAGTTGGCATAGGTTTGGTAATATTCGGCCTTCAGCGCGCCGCCACGGGTGTCTCCGTTGGTCTTCATCCAGGTCGGTGCCGACCATGGAGAGCCCAGGATCTTGATTTTAGGGTTGATGGCCAAAATCTCTTTCAGTAATGGGATCACATCCAGTTTATCGGGACCCAAGTCAAAATGTTCCAGCTTTGGATCGGTTGAACCGGCGGGCAGGTCGTCGTACGAAAATACCCGCTCGTTCAGGTCCGATGCGCCGATGCTGACGCGCAGGTAGCTTACGCCGATATTTTGGTCGTTATTGGCAAACAGTTCTTTCAGCAAAGCTGCCCTTGCCGGGGCACTCATACGCATGATATGAATAGCGCTGCCGCCGGTTAAGGCAAAACCAAATCCATCAATAGGCTGATAGGTGATTTTATCGTCTATAACGATTGTTGGGTTGGCATCGGCTTTAGCCTGGAAAATCAGCGTTTGTTTTTGCTGCTGAAACATGGCCGACCTATCAGCATTGGTAAGCCACAAACTAACCGCCGACTTTTGCGCTTGGCTATTTAAGGCAGCCAGGGTTAATAACCCACCGGCTGCTATTATTGATTTGAATTTCATTTATCAAACTATGATTTTACGATAAGAGTAGCAATAGAGTGCGGCAGGGCTGCAACCGATGCCGCTTTACCTTTAATCCATAACAGGTAGTTCACCTTATCGTCGCTGCTGTTCATTACCACAACCACCAGTTTGCCATCGGCATTTATAAAGGCAGTGCTGCTCAGTTTATCCCTGCTTGCTGCTACCGCAATGCGGTGCGCGCCCGGTTTCACAAATTTGGAGAACTGACCCATGTAGTAGTAAATATTGGTATAGATGAGTTTACCTGTTTGCGTATCGCCAATTATCGGTGCGAAACAATAGTTACCTACGTGATTTGCCCCCCCTTTTTCATCAAGCAGCACGTTCCAGTCTGTCCATCCGCAGGTACCTGCGTTAAAATCGTTGATCATACTGTAGCCGTACTTTTCACCCAGCGACCAATCATCCACACGTTTCATGTCAAATTTTTCAACGCAGCCTTCGGTAAACAGCAGGTGCGTATTAGGGAACGCGTCGTTCACGCGCTTAACATTCTCAAAACGCATGGCGCTGCCGGTCCAGGTTTCGTACCAGTGGTAACCAATCCCCCAAATGTATTTAGCTGCTTCGGGGTCTTCCAGCATCTTGCTGGCACGCTGGTAAACCATGTCGCGGTTATGGTCCCAAGCTATAATTTTAGTATTAGCCAAACCACTTTTATGGAACGTTGGGCCTAAATGGTTTTTAACAAACAGGCGCTCATCATCAGCCGTAAATATGCACGATTCCCATTTCTGTGTAGCCATCGGCTCGTTTTGCACGGTAACACCCCAAATAGGGATGCCCTGTTTTTGGTAAGCGCCGATGAATTTCACAAACATATTGGCCCAGACCTGCGCGTATTCGGGCTTTAGTTTACCCCCATGTAAAACATCGTTATTGGTTTTCATCCAGGCAGGCGGGCTCCACGGACTGGCAAACATCGTCAGTTTACCACCGGCAGTTTTAATAGCTTCTTTTATAAAGGGCACGCGATATTTCAGATCGTGGTTAATATTGAAGCTTTTCAGCGATATGTCCTTATCAGCCACATAGCTGTAGCTATCGCTGCTGAAATCGCAGCTTTGTATATTGGTACGGCCCAGGGTATAGCCTATCCCTTTCTCCGGGTCATAATAAGCACGCATAAACTCTTGCTGCGCGGCTTTAGGCAACTTGTAAAAAGTCTCGGCCGAAGCATCTGTTAAGGCGCCGCCAATACCGATCATAGTTTGGAATTTTTTGGCCGGATCAACAAATACAGATATCTCAGTTTCCAATGGCTGTGGCTTGTCCTCAAACTTCAGGGTTTCGGTTTTGGTGATCTTGTAATCGGTGCCTTTTGCTGTGGTGTACACCTCAACGGTTTTAGCAGGCTTAGCCGATTGTGCGTTGGCTTTAAATACCGGCAGCAATACTGCGAAAAATACAAGTAGCTTAAAATAGATTGGCTTCATGGTCAATATTCAAACTTTGGTTATAGCTTTCTTAAGCTCACAATAAACAATACTTTACTGATCCGCCCAATTTGTGTTTTGTGCAGCTGTACTTAAGAAAGGATCAATAATGTTTAAGAGGCGATAAATTGGTTATATACCGATCTTAAATTTGATTGTATGGTCAAAACTATTAAAAAAAATCACAAATTAGCAAGCGATATTAGGGTTATATTGCTGATAATTAGCGTGTTGTATTTTGTTTTGATACGGAATAGGCACAAGATAAATTTGTGGGTATTTAGTAGTACTTATGCCACCAAAGCGTATTATTGCATTAACCAATTGATACGGATAAATCTCAGTCAAATTTTTTTTAAATAATTAGTCGGATACTTTATAAAGCTGTTTTTTTAATATGC of the Mucilaginibacter boryungensis genome contains:
- a CDS encoding cellulase family glycosylhydrolase; protein product: MKLKSIVILLSGLFISNYASSQGFLKAQGKLIVNEKGEKVILRGMGLGGDMLQEGYMFKVAMLNQQYKIRAGIEDLVGAEKTAKFYDTWLANNTRKIDVDSMARWGFNSIRLPMHFNLFTLPVADEKVAGQNTWLPKGFAMVDELLSWCKANHMYLILDLHATPGGQGNDLPIADRHPDQPNLWDSPANQQKMVALWKKLAERYKDEPNIGGYDIINEPNYGFDDPKDIRGTAEKTNAPLKKLMMEITAAIRTVDKKHMVIIEGNGFGNNYNGVLPTWDNNMVLSFHKYGNFNTQKSIQNFLNLRDKYNVPLWLGESGENSNTWFTECISLAEHNDIGWSWWPLKKMGGNNPLEIKQPEGYQKLLDYWSGKGLKPSPAEAQIILDQWLSNLKFENNIIHHDVIDAMFRQVQSAEAKPFKLNVITNNATILAADFDMGRQRSAYYDKDTSSYQYTPGVNTVGNKGHSYRNDGVDIKTDAAGPYVMSIEDGEWLQYTLNVKQPGNYTITLTVAGDGNGRLSLTNNGADLVKTQAVPNTGGMDKWSSVSFKNIVLKAGVNKLRVYVDRGGWNFREMRFSK
- a CDS encoding glycoside hydrolase family 30 protein; this encodes MKPIYFKLLVFFAVLLPVFKANAQSAKPAKTVEVYTTAKGTDYKITKTETLKFEDKPQPLETEISVFVDPAKKFQTMIGIGGALTDASAETFYKLPKAAQQEFMRAYYDPEKGIGYTLGRTNIQSCDFSSDSYSYVADKDISLKSFNINHDLKYRVPFIKEAIKTAGGKLTMFASPWSPPAWMKTNNDVLHGGKLKPEYAQVWANMFVKFIGAYQKQGIPIWGVTVQNEPMATQKWESCIFTADDERLFVKNHLGPTFHKSGLANTKIIAWDHNRDMVYQRASKMLEDPEAAKYIWGIGYHWYETWTGSAMRFENVKRVNDAFPNTHLLFTEGCVEKFDMKRVDDWSLGEKYGYSMINDFNAGTCGWTDWNVLLDEKGGANHVGNYCFAPIIGDTQTGKLIYTNIYYYMGQFSKFVKPGAHRIAVAASRDKLSSTAFINADGKLVVVVMNSSDDKVNYLLWIKGKAASVAALPHSIATLIVKS
- a CDS encoding glycoside hydrolase family 30 protein encodes the protein MKFKSIIAAGGLLTLAALNSQAQKSAVSLWLTNADRSAMFQQQKQTLIFQAKADANPTIVIDDKITYQPIDGFGFALTGGSAIHIMRMSAPARAALLKELFANNDQNIGVSYLRVSIGASDLNERVFSYDDLPAGSTDPKLEHFDLGPDKLDVIPLLKEILAINPKIKILGSPWSAPTWMKTNGDTRGGALKAEYYQTYANYLVKYIKGFKGQGISIDAITVQNEPLNPKNNPSMVMQAHEQADFIKNNLGPAFKSAGIKSRIIVYDHNCDRPDYADSILNDPAAAKYVDGSGFHLYGGKIEAMTDLHNAHPDKNLYFTEQMVIEKDNTPTTNVSSPVRKLFIGATRNWSRNVLEWNMAADVNNQPHTDRGGCPMCQGAITVDKDNFTRNIAYYAMAHASKFVRPGSVRVASNNIETLPNVAFITPKGKKVLIVTNSGADRQSFNIQYKGKTVATTLNKGAVGTYTWD